The Thermococcus sp. genome includes the window GGCCTGACCCCTCTCAAGCGGTTCCGTCTTGACGAGCTGGTGTTTGTAAGCGGTTATAGGGACGAGGTCGCGCTTCAAACCGGCCATCTCGTTGATGAGCGGTGCCCAGGCGTTGGAGGCGTTTAAAACCGCATCTACCTTAACGCCCTCAACTCTCCCGTTGCTTCTGAACTTAACGGCCGTTATGACCTTCCCTTCGCGCTCAAGTCCAACGACCTCCGTGTGCTCCCTTGCATCGACACCCAGCTCTCTGGCCTTCCGCAGGTATGCGAAAAGCGTCTTGAAGGGGTTTGCCTTGCCGTCTTTCGGATTCCATGCTCCTGCCAGGAATGGCTCGGTGTTGAGAATCGGCACTATTTCCCTGGCCTCGTCCATATCGATTAGCCTCGTCGGGACGCCGAAGCGGTTCTGGAGCTTTATGTTCGCTTTAAACGCCTCGATTTCCTCCTTACTTGTGGCCAGAAACAGATACCCTGTCTGTGTGAAGCCTATATCCGCCTCGAGTTCCTCCTCAAGCCCCTCCCATCGTTTAACGGAATACTTCATGAGCCTAACGTTTGCCTCGTCCGTGAACTGGGCGCGTATTCCTGTGGCACAGCGGAATGTGGAGCCCGAGCCGAAATAGTTCTTTTCGAAGAGGATAACATCTTCCCCGAGCTTAGCTAGCTCGTAAGCGGTGGCGACGCCTATTATCCCACCGCCGATTATCGCAACCTTACTCATCGCCACCACCCACGAGAACCTCAACGCGAACGGGCCTTATCGGAACCCTCGCTTTAGGTAGTGGTATCTCCTCGGGTTTCCTTCCTGTCTTCCTCGCGAGGATTGAAATTACAATAGGAATGCATGTTCTCCCCTGGCACGGGCCCATGCCAACGCGGAGAAGCCTCTTGATTTCCTCGATGTCGGTAATCCCGGAATCAATGAGGGCCTCAATGTCCTCCACGGTCACGTCGTTACAGCGACAGACTACCCTTTTCCCGGCCATGTTACTCCCCCCGTTCAGCCCTTGCTTGCGCATATTGAGGCATCAGCCTCAACACGTCGGGAGTTTTGCTCCCAACGAGCGCTGGCGGAATGTTTCTGACTCCTAAACCAGCTTCAACGACATTGGGTGCCTGCGCAATTGATGCCATTCTGTTGTTCATCTCTGAAATGCGCCCTTCGGGCGCGAGATGACTGTGAACCTTGCGGAGATGTTCCATCTTTTGGCACCCCTCAGATATAATCTCGGCGGCCGTCATTCTCTCACCACCTTAACAGCCCTTACCTCCCAAGCGAGCTCTATCGGAACTTCGACGACGATTATCGGAGTGTCCCCCCTGCTCTTTTCCCTTGGAACGACGGTGAGTATCTTGCCTTTCCCGACGGGCTCTCCAATACGGTTGAGGAGAACGACTTCATCTCCCCTCTCTGGGAGCGGAAGAAGTTCGTGGGGCATCGTTATCCTCGCCTTATCCCCGACGTAATGCACCATGAAGAAGGCCAAACCCGGACAAATCTGGACGCAGAGGGAGCAACCTATGCACCTCTCGTAGTCCACAATGGGTAAATCGTTGGGTGTTGGCATGCTTATCGCTTCTGTGGGGCATATTTCCCTGCAGGGCGCGCAGGGTATCTCCTGGGGGCACTCGGGGACGGCAACGGGCCCTTTCCTTAGCCTTTCCTCACCCGGCTTTGGAATTATCGAGAAGAGCTCCTCGGGTGTTATGTATCCCCTCTGAAGGTAAGGAGGAATCTCAGCCATCACCATCGACCTCCGCAAGGAGCTTCCTTATTCCCTTAATCACGTGCCTGCCGAAGGGCCCGGAGCGGAACTCGTCGAGGTCGCGCTGGGCTTTCTCTATCTCTTTGACCCAGTTCTCGTCTGCTATACCGAGCCTCAACGCGGCGGCGATACCGGCTATCTTGCCTTCGAGCATCGCCGTCGTGGCCTCCTCTATTCCAGCCGAGTCGCCTGCGACGAAGATTCCCCTGACCGTTGTTTCCATCCACTCATCTCTAACCGCAACGTGGCCTCCAAGCTCGCGGACGTACTTTATCTGACATCCGGCCTGATGGAGGAGCTCGATGCTCGGCCTCAGGCCAACTGCGAGGGCTATAACATCAACCTCCACCGTCTTCTCCGTTCCGGGAATGGGCCTCCAGTTCTCGTCGAGCTGGGCTATTACCGCTCTCTCCACCTTCTCCTTTCCCTCAGCCCGGAGAATCGTGTGCCTAGTGAGAATTGGCACTCCAAGCCTTCTGACCTTGGCAGCATGCACGAAGTAGCCACCAACCCTGGGCATAGCTTCGACTATGGCCTTCACCTCAACCCCTGCCTGAAGGAGCTGATACGCCAGAATAAGCCCCACGTTTCCGGCCCCGACTATTAAAACCTTTTTCCCCGGTTTTACGCCGTAGGTGTTCATAAGGGTCTGAATGGCTCCGGCTCCGTAAATTCCGGGTAAATCGTTGTTCTCGAAGGGTATAACCCTCTCCATCGCGCCGGTGGCAACGATAACAGCCCTCCCGCGGAATTCAATCAATTCCCTGTTGTTTTTAACGGCCAGAACGAGCTTCTCATCATCGTCTTGAAATATCCCCACAGCAGAAGTTTCGAGGAAGACCTTCACGTTTTTCC containing:
- a CDS encoding FAD-binding oxidoreductase; translated protein: MSKVAIIGGGIIGVATAYELAKLGEDVILFEKNYFGSGSTFRCATGIRAQFTDEANVRLMKYSVKRWEGLEEELEADIGFTQTGYLFLATSKEEIEAFKANIKLQNRFGVPTRLIDMDEAREIVPILNTEPFLAGAWNPKDGKANPFKTLFAYLRKARELGVDAREHTEVVGLEREGKVITAVKFRSNGRVEGVKVDAVLNASNAWAPLINEMAGLKRDLVPITAYKHQLVKTEPLERGQAEPLVCPPSWDDAYIIQDGEDGGIICGAGIEHKAKSLDDYEPTYDFLRGVLRYAVKIAPPLRYAHIVRQWAGFYAKTPDSNPAIGKLLDNFYISAGFSGHGFMMAPAVAQAIAELISKGCSKVPLEWEWYDPYRFERSELRSSAFQIG
- a CDS encoding (2Fe-2S)-binding protein translates to MAGKRVVCRCNDVTVEDIEALIDSGITDIEEIKRLLRVGMGPCQGRTCIPIVISILARKTGRKPEEIPLPKARVPIRPVRVEVLVGGGDE
- a CDS encoding 4Fe-4S binding protein, producing the protein MAEIPPYLQRGYITPEELFSIIPKPGEERLRKGPVAVPECPQEIPCAPCREICPTEAISMPTPNDLPIVDYERCIGCSLCVQICPGLAFFMVHYVGDKARITMPHELLPLPERGDEVVLLNRIGEPVGKGKILTVVPREKSRGDTPIIVVEVPIELAWEVRAVKVVRE
- a CDS encoding FAD-dependent oxidoreductase is translated as MRLSEHPVLRFERGKEVTIYFEGQPIKAYEGETIATALHAAGIRVLNYSPNKKRPRGLFCAIGKCSSCLMVVNGIPNVRTCITLVEDGMRIERQQGRAKLPREARPPEFRDARVVEADIIVIGGGPAGLMGALNAADAGAEVVLIDENPMLGGQLVKQTHKFFGKREQFAGVRGIEIAKILEEELKKRKNVKVFLETSAVGIFQDDDEKLVLAVKNNRELIEFRGRAVIVATGAMERVIPFENNDLPGIYGAGAIQTLMNTYGVKPGKKVLIVGAGNVGLILAYQLLQAGVEVKAIVEAMPRVGGYFVHAAKVRRLGVPILTRHTILRAEGKEKVERAVIAQLDENWRPIPGTEKTVEVDVIALAVGLRPSIELLHQAGCQIKYVRELGGHVAVRDEWMETTVRGIFVAGDSAGIEEATTAMLEGKIAGIAAALRLGIADENWVKEIEKAQRDLDEFRSGPFGRHVIKGIRKLLAEVDGDG